The window GAGAAGAGCTAAGGGTTTTAGTTCTCTCGGGTTTACTAACCTGCCGCGTTTTACTCACTGCCTTGTTTGGAACATTTTTTGGCGGGAAGGCATCTTTGGAGGAGGTAGCCTTTATGGGAAGTTTGGATTTTGGCCTAAGCCCTactggttcttttttctttttctgttcttcagtTACTTTCTGTGTCTCTTTTAGACAATGTCCTTGCAGAGCCCCTGAAGAGCTTCGGAGCGGGTTAACTTTCTCAGTGGCACAAGTGGGAACGGGCAGGTCTGGGAGCACTACGTTACTGGCAGTGTTATCTGTCTGCATAATGGATGAAtccaaattgttgttgttattaaaattatcttttggaAAATCATGCTTTTCTTTCGGCCTAAAGTCTCTCTGGCTATATGCTGCACTTGCAATCCCTGTTACGGTTTCATTTTCTAAGCCCTGACCACTGGAAAGTATAGTAGCTTCTACTTTCTCTGTCCCTTCTCCGGGGCCATCTTTCTTCATGGTCATAGTGGAAGCAGAAATTCCCATTTTGATCGGCGTGCGCAGCTTGGGATCGACTTTGGAAGCGGTGGCCACTGCCGGTGGCTTCTCCGGTGGGCTACTACTGAGTGCTGCCTCCTGACACTCTCCACTGGGCTGAATGGCGGGTTTGTGTTCAACTGCGGTTGCCTCTACTTTGCTCTCTAGGTCTGTTTCTACTGTAGTGTCCCCTGACTGTGGCTGTGTGATGGCACTGCCCACggttttatccccttcccccttgTCCCCTGACTTCCCTTCAGAAGTATGCTCACCAATCTGGAAAAATTGGAGCCTCTCTTCAACAAAATCCCTCTTGCTCATGTCAATTGCGCCACTGCGAGTCATCTCAAACATCTTCCCTTCGTGAAATGGGAAGGGGTTGGGTTCACTAGTTGGGGTACTTTCATCAGTTGGCGTTCTGGCCGGGGTGGTATCTGGGGTCGTGGCTTGAGAGCGGTCTTCTACCGCCAGACCAAATGGCTTTGATTCATCTTCCCTTGACTTTGTCTCAAACACTTCATCGTCACCTCGGTTATTAGACCAAGGATCAAAATCTAGACTTTTGGTGGCTACCGTCTTGAAAGGGGTTGCAAATTCTTCGTCTACCTTGTAGCTGAAATAGGTATCTGGAAACACCGATCTATCGGGATGTCTGCCTTCGAGTGTGAAAAACTGGGTCCCTGACTTCTGCTCGGTTTTGTCAGGAGTCTTTTCTGATGCCGAGCCTTTGGTGAGGGCCTTTTCTTCTTCGAGTCCTAActtaccctcctcctcctcaatcaCTTCAAGCTTACTTTGACTAAAAGAACGATCGGCTGGCTTTAAAATGCCCTCTGTATTCCACACGTCTTTTTTGACGTCAACGGTTTGACCTGGGAGCTTAGAATCGCTCTCTGTGAGACCATCATCTTCGTCTTGCAGGTCGTAGCCGTCAAGAGAGTCGATTTCGGTCGCGTCTGTATCATGAGAGAATTCCGCTGTGGTGGCGATGGAACACTCTGTGATGGACTGGTCATTATTACCATTCTGCGCGGCTTCGTTTTGTGGCGAATCAAGGTCAAGTTCGTTTTCCTTTCTGGGGCCATTACTTCCTGGCTCTTTCATGGTGGGCTTCTTTTCAGAACTCTTGGGTTTGGAACCCTCTTTCTGATCCTCTTCCACATCCTTTAGCTTGAAAGTGTACTTTTTGATTGGGACTGGTTGGTAGATCGATTCGTCATCACTAGAGTCACTGACCTCTGCCCCGGGAGGAACCGGAGAGGGGGGCTGCACTCGGATGACAGGCTCGGCCAGCTGGTATTTGTCATGCTCGTCCTGTAGGCTGACTTCAGTCATTTCTACCTCCCTCTCAGGGGAATAAGAGGACTTCTTATCTGGCTCTGCCTGGTCTGCATCCAGTGGTGGGGGAGGTGGAAACTCAATGTAGGCAACTCTGTTACCTTTGGATCTTTTGGGAGAGTCTTTGCTCACAGCGTTGGACGTTTCTAGGTCAATGGCTGTCGCTTGTTTTTGGGATGTAGACTTAACctgttcttcttcctctgacTCCTCAGAAACCTCAGGGATCGGGCTGGGTTTGCCAGGAATATAAGCAATAAGCGAGTCGGGTGTCTTAGAAGTAAATTCATAACTCACTTCCTCTGAGCTGGGGGTTTCTGGGGTTAAAGGGCTCTTCCCTGAACTGTCTAAGAAGGACACTTGCTCTAGAGTGTCATCTTCAGGGCTCCCCTGGGGAGAGGGAGGCTGTTTCTGCTGTCTGCTGGTAAAGAATGCCCCCCTGGTCTCCTGAACTGTCTTACATTCCTGACTTACGATTCTCCTTACACTTCCTTGTTGGATTTCcttttcatattgttttcctaCTTGCACAAAACTAACATAAACGGGCAGagtctttatctccttccctccttctgtctctgcTAATGGTGCAGGCTTTTCCAATCCATCCATGGGACTATGGTCAAATAAATCACTGGAGGGAGACTCCTTGCCTGGGCTAAATTCTAAGGAATCAGGAGATTTGGTAGGggaggtctcagtttcctccagggGAGGACACAATCCTACGTAACTCTGATGCTTAGAGATTTTGCTGATCTCAGAATAAGTGACCTTTTCCTCTTCTACAGAACTGAGGTGATGGGTCTCAAATGTCTCTTTACTCAAACTGGACTGGGGTGATTTGGGGGACAGTTCATACTGGGGAAATTTGGACTGGTCACAGAAACCATCGGGAATGGCAGAGGATAATAACATTTTCCTCTCCTCGGCAATTCGGACCGGGATGTGGGACACGGCCGTGCCTTCACTTCTCTGGGGTGCCCGGTCACCAGTTTCGGTGGGGTGCCCCCCTTCTTTAACCACAAACTCcctatacaaaacctttttggaTGGAGATTTTACAGTCACTTCCTTAATTTCGGAGTGAGCCCCATTTGTTAACAATTGGCGTTCTCTCTCGGACACAGAGATCAACTCGCTCTTTGTCTCAAGACCCTGATCCTCTGGGTGGTCAATGTGATTTTCTTGGACATCATGAACGAGTACATGTGAGAGTTTGTCTTTCTGTGCCTTATGGTTAGGAGCCCCTGGACTCTCCCATGTTCTAAAAATCTTTTGGTCCCACAGTCCcttagttgccaagtcttttgACTGTTGCTCAGAATAATGCTCAGGGACGGATTTACTTGGCATTTCAGTTCTTGGTTTCTCGCCATCAGGAGAACCGGCCTCATCTAGAACCATTTCACCATTCTGGGCCTGCTCTCCTTTCATCCCCGGTAGTTCCCTTTGCAAAGATGCACAAGCATCTGCAGGACCCACTGCCTTCTGTGGCTTTTCTCTACTGTACACCTGGTGAACAGGGAGCttgctttcttgtatttttttaattggaattCTGGATGGGCTGTccagctttttttcttcttgggataCATCTTTGCCTTTTGGATGGATGCTCTGTTCAAATTTTAATCGGATGGAACTGAGTTTGGATTGTTTGAGTTGGAAGCCAGCTTCCAAAGCTTTGCTCTGTGAAATACCTCCTCCTCTGGGCTCCCCTGAGAGCATGCTGTCTTCAGCCTCTTTGGACAGGAGCCTCCTCTCAGGACTGCTGGGCAGACTGGCGGCTTTTTTGTCCTCAGCTTGAGGCAAGCCCTTCCTATCACGCCCATGCTGCCTCACCTTACCCCAGTCATCACTGGACGTTAACGATTCAGTCAGCGGTAACTTCTCAGGGCTGCTGCTGGCTGAGCTTTGGGAAGAAGGGGCATCCTTGACGTTCTGGGGCCGGGCTTTTTTCTCGGGTGACTGCAGCTCATCATTCAACTTCTCTGTTTTGTCACGAAAAAACTGGGACACTTCCGTCAGTTTCTCTTCTGCCTCCTTAACGGTCCTGTCCACCCTGTCTTCATATAGCAACTTTTCTCTACCTCTGTCTAATCTGTCCTCAGAAAACCGCATCCACATGGCATGTTTTGGGCTACTAACATCTCCAGAATAGTGCAACACTGTTACTTTATCAAAATGCTCATCTTTGGACACTTGACCTAGACCATTTTCAGACACATCTTTATAGATTTTGGAGAGAATCTCTCTTTTAGGGGCAGGGGCTACTTTGTCCCTGGATCTCTTATCAGACCCCTGTAACTCCACACTAAGGGGTACAGCGTGGTCTGTAACCGATTCCTCGGTATCAGAATGAGACACATCTAGCTTTTCTGAAAGGAGCATTTTCTCAGCAAACCTGTAAGACTCCCCTCTTAGTTCTGACAACTCATCCTCATGGTATTCTATTGAGTGCTGACTCAAAAGCTTCAATGTTTTGTAAGAGTCATCAGACATGAGTTGGGCAGAACTAGGGCGACTATCTTCTTCCTGGGACACGGGGGTGTTTACTCTTGAAGACTCCAGGTAGGAAGGCAGGGATTCCTCCGCAGTGAGCTCTTCTTCCTCTGGTGGACCCTGCTCCTCGGAGCTGGGAAAAGGCTCATGTTTCTCAGGCAGAAAATCTTTTAGGTTAATATCGCCCCGAGACAAGTCTTTCTGATACAcaaacatttccttttctggatgctTTTTGGTCTCTCTAATAATGACTTCAGTGGGTTCGGCTTGGTTACCTTTTTCGATGTGGACCTCTATTATACGCTCCAGTTTGGGTTTCAAGGGGCTCTCCCTCTCTGCATGCTGGGGTGGGGTCTCAGCAGCAGACTTGTGCGCGTCTGGTGCCACGGCAGACTTGTGCTCAAACAGACCTGCCAGTTCTTTGGACGGGTCCCGCCCGGACTGGAAGGCTTTCATGATATCGTGGACAGACATGGTTTCTTCGATTCTTTCTGAATTGCCTTCACTACCCGGTGGCGAATGGTACACCATCCGTGTGGTAGTGGTTATGTGAGTTTCTTCTTTAACGCGGACGCTTTTGCCCGTCGCCCGGTTACGGTCTTCCTCTTCTCCATTGGCTTTCATCTGAAATACTTTGACTTTCTCTTTAATACTAGAAGTGGTCGGCTTTGGCTCCGATTCCATAAAGGGTGGCGAGGGCTTGGGTGACAAGGGTCGCTCCTGGGCCTCTGCGATCTCTCCCGAAGAGGGCTCATAGCTACGGATCACGTGAACCACTTCTGTTCTTGTCTCTGTAATGACTGGAGGGATGGGAACCTCATGGAAAAGTGGTTTGGGACCCGTGCTCTCTGCGCTCTGCGGGGCAGAAGGCGTCTTCTCGCTTCTCGTTTCAAAGCCGCTATCTGATAAGGGGCTTTTATCTTGGTCGTGTTGAGAGAAATCATCAGGAGATTCCAAAATAGTGTCTGTTCCGTAGAAGGAATCTGCAATTTTgcacaattctttttctgaagtGGAAGGTCTCATGGAGGCGGGAGGCATCTTAAGTTTGTGCTCCTGCAAAGCGATTGCTggctttaaaattcttttctgcctctcttcgCCATCTTTCTTTGCATCTTCGAGCTTGTACTTTAAGTTCGTTAATGAGCTGCTCCCAATATCATTTGTTAAGTAATCGATGACTTTGGTCAAGTTGTAATCCTTCTCAGACATAGTTTTTGCTTTAATTTGGACCTTCTCTGGTGTGGATGCAAGAGGGCACGGAGCGGCTTGCTGTCTTGCTTCCTTTAGCTCTTCTGAACTGAACTCAGTCCAGTCATCTTCAGGGGAGTGTCCTTTGTCGTTCTGGGAAACCACAGATGCCCCTTTGCTTTCTACACACACATCCTTCTTAAGTATCTCACTAACTTTGACTAAGTCTTCCTTGACTTTCTCAACAATCTTAAATGGTTCCTCATCGTCGATTCTCCCCTCTTTGGTTGGCTCTGTTTGGAACGGTTTTTCCTCAGCCACGTCTGTCTGCAGGATGGCGGTCATTCTTATTAGATCTTCCTTCATCTCGGCTACATCTTTCAGTATCTCCTGACTTGAAGATAAAGAAGATGGTGTGGACAGTTTAAGTGCAGAGGGCGCGAGGAACAAGGATGACTTGATTGGGGATGATGCCCGATTGAAGTGGGGCTGAGGACGTGTCTCTGTAGTCAGTGTTTTAATGGGAGACAAGAGGGCAGCTGCGGATTTTGTCATTGAGGTGGAGTCTGGAAGCTTCTTCAGTGCTGGTTCTGACAAAACATTGACTACGGAGTAGACGGGCACAGTTATTGTTGATGAAGTTACTGATGAGGTAGTTGCTGATATCGATGACCCCAGGGATGTGTAGAGTGCACTCACGGAAGGAGTTCGTATAGACTGAAAAGCAGATGGCGCTGAAGACACAAATGACCTGAGCGGGGAGAATGGCATGGCGGTAGTGGTAGAAAACACTTTCTCAACTGTATCAGCAGCTGCACTAACACCAGAGCTAATGGAGTTTGTGGCTGCAGAGATTTTTTCTTGTAGCGTGGCAGTGGCTGAGGCTTTGGCTCCATTAATTAAAGCTGAAGATGATGGATACTTCAGAGGTGAAATAGACCCATTAACTAATGCTACCTCTGCGTGCCCAGTCATATGTTTcacaggagaagagagagaggatgcCACCATCACTTTGGTGGAGGAAACAGCATCGACTGCCGACTTAGCGGAAGACACCACGGACTTTAAAGGGGAAGACACCAGTGGTGGTGTGGAAGTGATGATAGATTTAAAGGGCAAGGTTGAAGAATACATATTAATGTTGGACTTAGGGGATGCTGGGGGTGTCATGGTAATTGACGACCTCTCCAAAAGGGAGCCGGCTGTGGTCACCGGAGAGGTCCGAGAGGAAAAGGTTGAACTGGATGCCAGCCCTTTTAAGGGAGGGATAGCAGCCTCAGTCATTGTGGGAGCTCTAACAAGTGACCCAGAAGAGACTTGGATATTGTAAGGAGGCTGTGAAACAACTGTTTTTATTGGCGAAGAGACTGTCCAGAAGGATCTGATGGGCGATGCCACATCACTAATGGATTTAACTGAAGATGTCGTTGAAGCGCCTAAGGTGGATTTGATtggagaaggagaggaaacaGACCATATTGACTTTAATGGAGAAGCTGATGGAGTATTAGAAGAAGAACTGGACAAGGAAGTCAAGCCTGACTTGGTTTGTCCAGGCACTGTCATTGGAGCTGTTGTCCAGGACTGATAGGGTCTCGTAGAAAAGAAGGGCTTGTATGAGGAGCAAGTGACGGGTAGGGATCTCGTGGCTCCTGCACTCCGTTCAACTggttcttaaattttaaaatcaaaatcaaacataaaaatcaacaaaaatggtTGAAAAACAGAGAGACCAGAGAAGAAAATTGGTCAgtaaattttgtaaatattacaaAAGCAAGTACAATTGTTTGTATGATTCAGAATGGGAAAGGCAAAAAGAATGATtgaaaaagaacaaggaaaaaaatgctccagattCATAACTGATCCAAAGTAAAAGATACAGAAATATGTAAAAGACAAGGAGGGATGAGAAATCAAAGATGGAAAGCACGCAGCAACCAAATGTGCCAACAATGAAAAACGAAACCCAAAGAAAGGATCCACGGATGAGAAAAATAATCAGAACCAAAAATTCTTCTCTTACTTCCTATTGACTTTCTCATATGCTAGTTTTGAAATCGCACTAGCGCTCCCATTTTGCCTGTAT is drawn from Dromiciops gliroides isolate mDroGli1 chromosome 2, mDroGli1.pri, whole genome shotgun sequence and contains these coding sequences:
- the ANK3 gene encoding ankyrin-3 isoform X6 encodes the protein MAHAASQLKKNRDLEINAEEETEKKRKHRKRSRDRKKKSDANASYLRAARAGNLEKALDYIKNGVDINICNQNGLNALHLASKEGHVEVVSELIHRDANVDAATKKGNTALHIASLAGQTEVVKVLATNGANLNAQSQNGFTPLYMAAQENHLEVVKFLLDNGASQSLATEDGFTPLAVALQQGHDQVVSLLLENDTKGKVRLPALHIAARKDDTKAAALLLQNDSNADVESKSGFTPLHIAAHYGNINVATLLLNRGAAVDFTARNDITPLHVASKRGNANMVKLLLDRGAKIDAKTRDGLTPLHCGARSGHEQVVEMLLDRAAPILSKTKNGLSPLHMATQGDHLNCVQLLLQHNVPVDDVTNDYLTALHVAAHCGHYKVAKILLDKKANPNAKALNGFTPLHIACKKNRIKVMELLLKHGASIQAVTESGLTPIHVAAFMGHANIVSQLMHHGASPNTTNVRGETALHMAARAGQSEVVRYLVQNGAQVEAKAKDDQTPLHISARLGKADIVQQLLQQGASPNAATTSGYTPLHLSAREGHEDVALVLLDNGASLAITTKKGFTPLHVAAKYGKLEVANLLLQKNASPDAAGKSGLTPLHVAAHYDNQKVALLLLDQGASPHAAAKNGYTPLHIAAKKNQMDIATSLLEYGADANAVTRQGISSVHLAAQEGLVDMVSLLLSRNANVNLSNKSGLTPLHLAAQEDRVNVAEVLVNQGAAVDAPTKMGYTPLHVGCHYGNIKIVNFLLQHFAKVNAKTKNGYTPLHQAAQQGHTHIINILLQNNASPNELTVNGNTALAIAKRLGYISVVDTLKVVTEETMTTITVTEKHKMNVPETMNEVLDMSDDEVHKANTPEMLSDGEYISDVEEGEDAMTGDTDKYLGPQDLKELGDDSLPAEGYIGFSMGARSASLRSFSSDRSYTLNRSSYARDSMMIEELLVPSKDQHLTFTREFDSDSLRHYSWAADPLDNVNLVSSPIHSGFLVSFMVDARGGSMRGSRHHGMRIIIPPRKCTAPTRITCRLVKRHKLANPPPMVEGEGLASRLVEMGPAGAQFLGPVIVEIPHFGSMRGKERELIVLRSENGETWKEHQFDSKNEDLTELLNGMDEELDSPEELGKKRICRIITKDFPQYFAVVSRIKQESNQIGPEGGILSSTTVPLVQASFPEGALTKRIRVGLQAQPVPEEIVKKILGNKATFSPIVTVEPRRRKFHKPITMTIPVPPPSGEGVANGYKGDTTPNLRLLCSITGGTSPAQWEDITGTTPLTFIKDSVSFTTNVSARFWLADCHQVLETVGLATQLYRELICVPYMAKFVVFAKMSDPLESSLRCFCMTDDKVDKTLEQQENFEEVARSKDIEVLEGKPIYVDCYGNLAPLTKGGHQLVFNFYAFKENRLPFSVKIRDTSQEPCGRLSFLKEPKTTKGLPQTAVCNLNITLPAHKKETESDPDDETEKADRRQNFASMALRKRYSYLTEPGMKPVERSAGATRSLPVTCSSYKPFFSTRPYQSWTTAPMTVPGQTKSGLTSLSSSSSNTPSASPLKSIWSVSSPSPIKSTLGASTTSSVKSISDVASPIRSFWTVSSPIKTVVSQPPYNIQVSSGSLVRAPTMTEAAIPPLKGLASSSTFSSRTSPVTTAGSLLERSSITMTPPASPKSNINMYSSTLPFKSIITSTPPLVSSPLKSVVSSAKSAVDAVSSTKVMVASSLSSPVKHMTGHAEVALVNGSISPLKYPSSSALINGAKASATATLQEKISAATNSISSGVSAAADTVEKVFSTTTAMPFSPLRSFVSSAPSAFQSIRTPSVSALYTSLGSSISATTSSVTSSTITVPVYSVVNVLSEPALKKLPDSTSMTKSAAALLSPIKTLTTETRPQPHFNRASSPIKSSLFLAPSALKLSTPSSLSSSQEILKDVAEMKEDLIRMTAILQTDVAEEKPFQTEPTKEGRIDDEEPFKIVEKVKEDLVKVSEILKKDVCVESKGASVVSQNDKGHSPEDDWTEFSSEELKEARQQAAPCPLASTPEKVQIKAKTMSEKDYNLTKVIDYLTNDIGSSSLTNLKYKLEDAKKDGEERQKRILKPAIALQEHKLKMPPASMRPSTSEKELCKIADSFYGTDTILESPDDFSQHDQDKSPLSDSGFETRSEKTPSAPQSAESTGPKPLFHEVPIPPVITETRTEVVHVIRSYEPSSGEIAEAQERPLSPKPSPPFMESEPKPTTSSIKEKVKVFQMKANGEEEDRNRATGKSVRVKEETHITTTTRMVYHSPPGSEGNSERIEETMSVHDIMKAFQSGRDPSKELAGLFEHKSAVAPDAHKSAAETPPQHAERESPLKPKLERIIEVHIEKGNQAEPTEVIIRETKKHPEKEMFVYQKDLSRGDINLKDFLPEKHEPFPSSEEQGPPEEEELTAEESLPSYLESSRVNTPVSQEEDSRPSSAQLMSDDSYKTLKLLSQHSIEYHEDELSELRGESYRFAEKMLLSEKLDVSHSDTEESVTDHAVPLSVELQGSDKRSRDKVAPAPKREILSKIYKDVSENGLGQVSKDEHFDKVTVLHYSGDVSSPKHAMWMRFSEDRLDRGREKLLYEDRVDRTVKEAEEKLTEVSQFFRDKTEKLNDELQSPEKKARPQNVKDAPSSQSSASSSPEKLPLTESLTSSDDWGKVRQHGRDRKGLPQAEDKKAASLPSSPERRLLSKEAEDSMLSGEPRGGGISQSKALEAGFQLKQSKLSSIRLKFEQSIHPKGKDVSQEEKKLDSPSRIPIKKIQESKLPVHQVYSREKPQKAVGPADACASLQRELPGMKGEQAQNGEMVLDEAGSPDGEKPRTEMPSKSVPEHYSEQQSKDLATKGLWDQKIFRTWESPGAPNHKAQKDKLSHVLVHDVQENHIDHPEDQGLETKSELISVSERERQLLTNGAHSEIKEVTVKSPSKKVLYREFVVKEGGHPTETGDRAPQRSEGTAVSHIPVRIAEERKMLLSSAIPDGFCDQSKFPQYELSPKSPQSSLSKETFETHHLSSVEEEKVTYSEISKISKHQSYVGLCPPLEETETSPTKSPDSLEFSPGKESPSSDLFDHSPMDGLEKPAPLAETEGGKEIKTLPVYVSFVQVGKQYEKEIQQGSVRRIVSQECKTVQETRGAFFTSRQQKQPPSPQGSPEDDTLEQVSFLDSSGKSPLTPETPSSEEVSYEFTSKTPDSLIAYIPGKPSPIPEVSEESEEEEQVKSTSQKQATAIDLETSNAVSKDSPKRSKGNRVAYIEFPPPPPLDADQAEPDKKSSYSPEREVEMTEVSLQDEHDKYQLAEPVIRVQPPSPVPPGAEVSDSSDDESIYQPVPIKKYTFKLKDVEEDQKEGSKPKSSEKKPTMKEPGSNGPRKENELDLDSPQNEAAQNGNNDQSITECSIATTAEFSHDTDATEIDSLDGYDLQDEDDGLTESDSKLPGQTVDVKKDVWNTEGILKPADRSFSQSKLEVIEEEEGKLGLEEEKALTKGSASEKTPDKTEQKSGTQFFTLEGRHPDRSVFPDTYFSYKVDEEFATPFKTVATKSLDFDPWSNNRGDDEVFETKSREDESKPFGLAVEDRSQATTPDTTPARTPTDESTPTSEPNPFPFHEGKMFEMTRSGAIDMSKRDFVEERLQFFQIGEHTSEGKSGDKGEGDKTVGSAITQPQSGDTTVETDLESKVEATAVEHKPAIQPSGECQEAALSSSPPEKPPAVATASKVDPKLRTPIKMGISASTMTMKKDGPGEGTEKVEATILSSGQGLENETVTGIASAAYSQRDFRPKEKHDFPKDNFNNNNNLDSSIMQTDNTASNVVLPDLPVPTCATEKVNPLRSSSGALQGHCLKETQKVTEEQKKKKEPVGLRPKSKLPIKATSSKDAFPPKNVPNKAVSKTRQVSKPERTKTLSSSPCLEARSRIPIKNPHRENLTIARETGTKPQPGQLERGRIKQLPSKLPVKVRSACVAATTGRVRKAQLREVCKHSIEYFKGISGETLKLLDRLCEEDRKTQPEGSDDEDSPSRNSSSSEVPRVCPPPITPKSARDKRKEAASLKSKNGKAGSERRLNRRTGPQSPCERTDIRMAIVADHLGLSWTELARELNFSVDEINQIRVENPNSLIAQSFMLLKKWVTRDGKNATTDALTSVLTKINRIDIVTLLEGPIFDYGNISGTRSFAEENNVFHDPVDGWQNEASTGSPEPPMPGRRIAGGLLDRLDNSPDQCRDSITSYLKGDAGKFEANGSHPEAFPETTAKSHIQESQNDVGKLRDKEPLKPKTPGSGRSDGPAAYQKSVEETSKHLADEIKTSVPVSVKKMNRTSPGDVKTRLNVHEEEGAVVPEHKQGEGYKVKTKKEIRPVEKKSHS